Genomic DNA from Filimonas effusa:
TTTAGCTGTTATAGCTTTTCCGGATGCTGATGGCTTTCCGGCGGCGGCTGATGAGGCTTTCGCAGGAGTTGCTTTTTTAGACATTCCAGGGGCACTGGAGGCCGTTTTAGCCTCACCTGAAGGTGTTATTGCTTTAGCCTTGTTTTGGGGCGCTGTTTTGGCCGGAGCTGCTTTTTTAGGCGCAGGAACCGCATTAGCTTTAGAAGCGGCTGCGTTGGCTTTAGAAACTGCTGCGTTAGCTGCGGGAGCAGTTGCTTTGGCTTTAGAAGCGGCTGCGTTGGCTGCGGGAGCAGCTGCTTTAGCTTCAGGAGCGGCTGCGTTTATTTCGGAAGCGGCTGCGTTAGCTTCAGGAGCGATGGCAGCGTCTTTCGCTTCAGCGGTATGTTCGGGGGCCGGTGCAGCATTTTCGGTTTGGGGGATGTTTTCAGGATCTCCCGGCTCTGCGGTTTGTTGGGCAGCTGGCCTTGCTTCTTCTGTTTTAGGCTGTGCAGGTGATGGCCTGGAAGCGATGTATTTGGCGGGCGGGCTGGCCACAGTTGCCTGAGGGGTAACGGTTGCTTCTTCTGTAGCGTGAAGTACCCATTCGTAATCGAGCTGCCTTTTTTCGAGGTTGGCGGCTACCACCCTGATCCTTACTTTGTCGCCCATTCTAAACCTGCGGCCGCTTCGGAGGCCGTCGAGGCTGTAATCGGCTTCATTGTGCCTGAAATCGTCGTAATCGCTCAGGCTGGTGATATGTACCAGGCCTTCGCATTTATGAGCGACTGTTTCGGCCCAGAAGCCAAAGCCGCTTACGCCGCTGATAACAGCTTCAAATTCTTCGCCCAGGTAGCTTTTCATGTATTCTACCTGTTTGTATTTATTACCGGAGCGTTCGCATTCCATGGCGGCGCGTTCGCGTTCGCTGCTGTGTTTACATTTCTCTTCCATCTTCTTGTCTACTTCCGGTTTGCCGGCCAGGCAAGTTTCGACGATACGATGGACCATTACATCGGGGTAACGGCGTATGGGAGAAGTAAAGTGGCAATAATCTTCGAAGCCCAGTCCGTAGTGGCCTATGTTCTGCGATGTATAAACGGCTTTGGCCATTGTGCGGATACCCAGTTGTTCCAGCACGTGCTGTTCGGGCTTTCCTTTGGCGGCTTCGAGCATGCGGTTAAAGCTTTCGGCTATTTTTTCCGGGGTACTTATATCGAAAGTATGGCCATACTTGCGGGCGAAGGCGATGAAAGGCGTCAGCTTTTGTTCATCGGGCTGATCGTGTACGCGGTATGGGAACGGCAGGTCGTTGCCGCCGACCTTGATACGCGACACATAAGCTGCCACAGTGCGGTTGGCAAGCAGCATGAACTCTTCGATGAGCTGGTGCGCTTCCTTGCTTTCTTTTACGACGATGCCGATGGGTTTTGCATTTTCATCGAGCTTAAAGCGTACTTCCTGTGAAGAGAAGTTGATGGCACCTTTTGCGAAGCGTTCGCGACGCATTGTTTGTGCAAGATTGTTGAGCAGGAAAATTTCATCGAGGTATTTGCCTTCACCAGATTCAATGATCTCCTGTACGTCTTCGTAGGTGAAGCGGTGATTGGAGTGGATCACAGTTTTACCTATCCAGAACTCTTTGACTTCTGCGTTCTTATTCATCTGGAAGACTGCGGAGAAGCTCATTTTATCTTCATGCGGCCTCAGGGAGCAAAGTTCATTGGATATTCTTTCGGGCAGCATAGGGTTGACCCTATCGGGCATATAGACAGATGTAGCCCTGCGATAGGCTTCATCGTCGAGGGCGCTACCTGGTTCAACATAGTGGCTTACATCGGCGATGTGCACTCCTATTTCGTACCAGCCGTTTGGCAGCAGCCTCAGGGAGAGCGCGTCGTCGAAGTCTTTAGCGTCGACGGGGTCTATTGTAAACGTCAGCACATCGCGGAAGTCCTTTCTTTTATCGATATCGGACTGGCTGATGCTATCGGGGAGGCGTTCAGCTTCTTCCATCACCTCATCGGGGAAAGAAAGCGAGAAGCCGTTGCTGGCAAGGATCTCTTTCATTGCCAGGTCGTTTTCATTGGTGGCGTCCATAGTGGTAACCACCTCACCTACCGGCTTTTTATCGTCCTTATCCCATTTGATCATGCGCACGACCACTTTGTCTTTGTTTTTTGCGCCGTTGATACGATCGAGTGGGACGTAGATATCCGGCATAGGGCGTTCGCCGTCGACAACGACGAAAGCGAAGTTGGCAGCCATTTGCAGGGTTCCTATGAATTCGGTTTGCTTGCGGCTCACCACTTCTGTAATACGACCTTCTTTTCGTCCGCTGCGCAGGTTTTCACGAATGACTTTGACCCTAACTGTATCTCCGTGGAGTGCATTGTTAAAGTCGCCGGGGCGTACCAATACATCTCCGCTGCCATCGGCAATGACGACATAACCGATTCCGGAGCGGGTAATTTCGAGGGTACCCTTGCTCAGGAGATGTTGTTGGTGATGTTGTGTTGCCTTTCCTTTTCCGGTCTTGTGTTTGTGATGTTTTTTTCTGCTCATTCTGATGCAGGTTGTAGTTGAAAGTTATCGACAAAATCGAGGATCTGCCGGTTAAATTGTCCGCCTTCATTAAACAAAAAACCGTGCCGGACGGGTAATACGTATAAGGGCAGGTTATCGAGCTCCTGCCTGAATTTAAGTAACCGTACGGCATCTTTTTCTGTTGTGACGATCATTTTCTGCGGGGCCTGTATCTGGTCGTATCGTTTACGGATGTCTTTGAGGTCATCGATACGGAAGATATGATGATCGCTATAATCCTGCTGGTAGTAGGCAGCAGTGTTGTCGCCCAGGTAATGCTGAAGCGGTGCTGGGTTTGCGATACCGCAAACGAGCAGCACTTCATCGATCAACTGCAGCGGTCTTTCGGAGCGGTGAATGATATGATAGGGCGTTCCATATTCGATAGCAGTAAAGTAGAGCTGTTGTTTGGGCAGGGGTGCAATTTCTTTCCGGATATTATCGCGTGTTGCCGTATCGAGGTTGGGCGGGCATTTGGTTACGATAATGATATCGGCTCTTTTGTAGGACAAGCGCTGGTCGCGCAGGTCGCCTGTTGGCAGGAAGTAATCTCTTGTAAAGAGGTTGCTATAGTCGGTAAGGACGATGTTCAATCCTGCGGTAACGGCGCGGTGCTGGAAGGCGTCGTCGAGGATGATGGCCTGGATGCCTGGCCGGTCGTGCAGCAACTGGGGGATGGCAACGATGCGCTCTTCTCCTACGGCTACGGCTACATTGGGGAATTTGAGGTGGAACTGCATGGGTTCGTCGCCGATATCCAATGCGGTGCTGAGATCGTTTGCCAGGGCGTATCCTTTTGTTTTACGCTTATACCCCCTGCTCAGGGTGGCTATTTTATAGTTGTGCTGCAACAAGTTGAGGAGGTATTCGACCATGGGCGATTTGCCTGTTCCCCCTACTGCGAGGTTGCCTACACATATGAGGGGCAGGTTAAACTGTGCCGAGCGAAGCACGCCTTTATTGTACAGGTAGTTGCGGATAGTTACCACCAGTCCGTACAGCAGCGCAAAAGGGAGTAACAGCACCCTGAAAGATTTCAAAAAGAAAGCATTAAAATTCATAAACGTCTTCTGGGGTAATGCAATAGTTTAAAGGTACGTCAAAAGCCTGTGTATCAATGATTTTTTCAATTGGCGGGAAATAGCTGAAACCTATGGTGAGCACGTCTTCGCGGCAGGAAGCGAGGAAGCGGTCGTAGAATCCCTTACCATATCCGACGCGGAAGCCCTGCTGGTCGCATACGAGCATGGGTACCAGGATGAGGTCGAGTTCGGAGGGGGCAACGGGGCGTCCGTCTTTGGGTTCGGTGATGCCGTAATCGTTGGTGGTATAGGTAGTGTCTTCATCGATGATAACGGCTTTCATCGAGAAGTCGTTTAGATTGCAGACGGGGTAAGAGATGCGCAGGCCTGGAATCATATGGCGGAGGTAGCCGGAGAAAAGGTGGGTATTGGGTTCTGCCTTGCCGGCCAGGGGCCAGTAAGTAAGCAGGTTATGCACGTTTTCGAAAGCCAGTTGCTGGAACCGGATGAGCAGCAGGTCGTCCAGTTTGAGCTTATCGCGGGAGGATATGCCTTCCCTTTTTTCCTTATATAGTTTACGTAACTCCTTCTTGGTCATAAAGTACAGCAGCAGCTCTTTTCGCAAACGCAGTGTATGCCAGCGAGCTTTACAGGGTGGAAATATCGATAAAAACGGTGATATTTCCTGAAACAGATGGCGGATGACGGATGGCGGCTGCCCGGAATTATATGATTTAGCGGTAACAGGCCCTATCCGTTTTTATTCCTGCGGTTCGAAGAAAGAGAAGAGCGTAGTGCCGTAGTTACGGACGAAGCTGAAGCCCTGGAACTGTTCGTAGTTATTCCGGGGGGTATGTTCGAGCACGAAGAAGCCACCGGGGGCGATCAATTGCTTTTCGACAATGATGCGTGGGAGATCATCTATGGTACCGAGGGCATAGGGCGGGCCGGCGAAGATGAAATCGAACTGTCCTGAGCAGGTGTTGAGGAAGTTAAAGACTTCGATCTTCAGCACCTGGCAATTTTCGATGCCCAGCATGTCGACATTCTTTTTGATAAATGCGAACATCTGCGGGTCTTTTTCCACGATGGTAAGTTTGGCGGCGCCTCTTGAAGCCAGTTCGTAACTGATACTGCCGGTACCTCCGAAGAGGTCGAGCGTGGTAGCGCCATCGAAGTCGATACGGTGCTGCAGAATATTAAAGAGACCTTCTTTCGCTATATCGGTAGTAGGTCGTGTATAGGGCATATGTGCAGGCGGGTTGATTCTTCTGCCGCCCCATTTTCCCGAGATAATCCTCATGACATCATTTTAAAGAACGGTAAAAAATAATGCGGCGGGTGTTGCGCAAACTCACTACCTATCTGCCATTCGCCAGATGGTTCCGCAGTTGACACGTCGCGCAGGTATTTTTTCAATTCCTCGTACATCGGGGAGTTCAGGTCGATGAGCCCTTCTACGTGTACGGGGGTGGTATCATAATCCATTTTATACTGGTTGCAGGTATTGAGGATATGGTACAGTGCGTCTTCGGGCGTCTGGTAGTCGAACGTCTGGAGCAGTTGCACCTTAAATCCTTTTACGAGAATGAGGATAAAATGGCTGCGATAGAAAAGGGTGTAAATGCCTTTGGGGTCGTTGGAAAAGCGGTAGTAGAGCTGGAGGTATTTGTGTTCAAATGCTGCTCCGGGGAAATACTGTTGTGCGGCATCTTTCCAGTTTCTTGGGATACGGAAAACGGCGGTCATTTGTTCTGCCGGGCGTTGTTGTTCCTGGACGAGGGTATTGACGGAATTACCGAACATAAGGTCGAGGTAATTGGGGGCTATTTCCCTGTCGTGGAAAGAGTTGGGAACGAGCAGGCATTCCTGGTTTTCCCAGATGACCTGGGTTTTGGCATAACGGTTATCGAGGAGCCTGGAGAAGAGCTTTACCTGTTTGAGGACTTCGGCAAGGCTATCGAGCGGAGACATTTCGTGTTCAAACAGTTCGAAAGCGAGGATCTGCCTGGTGGTTTCTTCTGCCGTCCACAGGGCAATGTGCCGCTGGCCCAGTTCCACATAAAGCCTTTCCTCTTCCGCAGTCGTATCTGTAGTTGTATAAATGCCAAAGGTTTTCTGTACCATTTTTTCCAATTCAACTGCAATGATACTATAAAGCGGCGGGAGTAGAAAGAATGGGCGGTGGAAACGATTGGGGAAAGTAACCCTTGTATAAGGGATTGAGCAGCAGGAAAAGAGGTGGCTATCGAATGTAAAAAAATCCTATTATTTTTGCAGGCTTATGTCAACCGCATCCACGCAACTACAGGTTTCGACCAGTTACCGGCAGATCTTCAAGCTAGCCTTACCGATTATGGCGGCGGTGGCGGTTCCCCAGATCAATTTCGTTACCAACAATATTTTCCTGGGAGGAACGGGGGAACAATCGCTGGCCGTGGCGGGGATCACGGGTGTGTATTACCTGATATTTGCGGTGATAGGCCTTGGACTAAACAATGGCTTACAGGCGCTGATAGCACGGCGGGCCGGGGAAAACCGGGTATCGGAGATAGGCGTTTTGTTTCAGCAGGGTTTACGGATTGCGATGGTGCTGGCTGCGGTGGGAATAGCGCTCACCTATTTACTGGCCCCGGTGGTATTACGCTGGTCGTTACATAACGAGAGCAATGTTACGATGGCGGTTAATTTTCTTTATATCAGGATATGGGGTCTGCCTTTTTTGTTCATATACCAGATGCGTAATGCGCTGCTTGTAGGGACCAACCAAAGCCGTTTCCTGGTGATAGGCACGCTTGCGGAGACGGTTACGAACATTGTGCTTGATTACGGGCTTATTTATGGCAAGCTGGGTATGCCTGAAATGGGTTTTAACGGCGCTGCGCTGGCGTCGGTGATAGCGGAGGCAACCGGATTGATCGTGATCTTTCTGGTAATGCGGAAACAGGGCATCAGCCGAGCACTGCAGCTGTTCCGGAACAGCGGTTATCATAAGGAGAACACGCGGCTGATACTGAGCCAGTCGTCGCCGCTGATACTACAATATGTACTTAGTATTGTTGCGTGGGAGTTCTTTTATATACTTATAGAACATCATGGGGAGCAGGAGCTGGCGATATCGAATGCTATGCGTAATATATTCGGGCTATTCGGCTGCGCCACCTGGGCTTTTTCGGCCGCAACCAATGCCATGGTGAGCAATGTTATAGGCCAGGGTCTTACGGATAAGGTGATGGAGCTGATATGGAAGATCGTGCGCCTAAGCGCCGGTTTTGCTTTGCTGGTATGTTTGGTGTTAAACCTGGCTCCGGGCTTTTTCCTGCAGGTGTACCAGCAGGGGCCTGATTTCATAGCAGCAGCGACACCTGTAGCCAGGGTGGTATCTATAGGACTGGTATTACAATCTATCGCCAATATATGGCTGAATGCGGTGGTAGGAACGGGTAACAGCCGTTTCAACCTGTTTTCGGAATCGCTGGCGATCGTTGTTTATGTGATCTATGTTTACCTGGTACTGGAATACTTTCATTTATCGATCACCTGGGGCTGGCTGAGTGAATGTTTGTACTGGTGTACCATATTCACTCCATCGTTCTGGTATATGATGAGCGGCAGGTGGAAACATAAGAAAATATAACATGGCGGCGAAGCAGGCACCTATACAAAGCTTCCGTCAGGATAAACAGATCCAGACGATGAATGAAAAAGATACGCTGGAGGTTATACATCCGGGGTATCCCTACCGTTCGGAAACGCTGGCGCTGATACTGGTACTCGGGGGTGAGATACACCTGAAGGCCAATCTTATCGAGTTTGTTGCGACCAGGAACAATCTTGTTTTCGTGAACCCGAACAAGATCTATGAGTTTACTTCCATCAGCAAAGATTTCAAGATGCTGGGGATATCGTTCACCTCGGATTTCCTGGGCGAATCGGGGATACATTTAGGGACGCCTGAAGTGCTTGAGTTTTTTTCTGCCGGTTTTTATCCTTGTTTTCCTTTGAATGATACAGAAACACATTCTATTCATTCGATGTTATCTTTTCTATCGGGCAAGTTGCTGCTGCAGCAAGAGCAACTATACCTGCAGGACGTGATCCGCCACTCTTTTCTTACTTTATTATTTGAAGCAGCCTCTATTTACCGCCGTTTTTCTTCCAACCAGCAGGTGAAGCTGACGCGTAAAGAAGAGATCACGCTTAACTTTTTAAAGCTGGTGGGAGCTCATTTCAGAACAGAGCGGAGTGTGCAGTTCTATGCCGACGCCTTGTTCATATCGGCGAGGCATCTGAGCCAGGTGGTAAAGGAAGTTAGTGGCAAGACTGCGGGAGAGATGATAGAAGATGCGGTGATACAGGAGGCTAAGGTGTTATTATTACATCCGGGGTATAATATATCGCGCATTACACAGGAACTTAATTTCAGCAGTGCTTCTTTCTTTAGTAAGTTTTTTAAAACACGTACGGGGCTTTCTCCTTCCGAATGCCGGACGCGGTAATTTCCTAAAATCCTACATATAGTCAAGTAAATCCTACAAACCGACCTTTTCCGGGAATTGCGGCAGCTACAACTTTGCATCATCAAATAAAGGTTAGATGAACCCGTTTCCAGGTGTGGGCAATGCGGTGGTTGTAGGCGCTTCGAGCCCTATGAGCATTGGTATTGTAAGAACATTATTACAGCAAAAGGCGACAGTGATTGCCCCGGTAAACAATGCATTAGAGATAGAGCTGCTGCAGACGCAGACGGGAGATATTACGTCGGGCAGGCTGGTCACTTATTTATCGGATAAATCGGATTACAATACGGTGCAGTGCATGAGCGACATTGTATCGGACGAGTATGGGCATATATCGCTGGTCGTATATGTATCGGACGAAGCACGGCGTTCGCCTTTTCTCAGCGAAGTGGAGATTGCGGAGTGGGACAATATGTTAACTGCCGAACTTACCCCCTGCTTCATTGCCGGCAAGCTGTATATAGAACACAGCAAGCCTTTCAAGTCGGGGCTATTCATACATGTAGTAAAGCAGGACAATTTCATCGACAAACCTTACAGCAGCCTGGCGAATATTGCAGCGGTAGCGCAAATGGAAATGAGCAATCATTTTGCAC
This window encodes:
- a CDS encoding SDR family NAD(P)-dependent oxidoreductase; this translates as MNPFPGVGNAVVVGASSPMSIGIVRTLLQQKATVIAPVNNALEIELLQTQTGDITSGRLVTYLSDKSDYNTVQCMSDIVSDEYGHISLVVYVSDEARRSPFLSEVEIAEWDNMLTAELTPCFIAGKLYIEHSKPFKSGLFIHVVKQDNFIDKPYSSLANIAAVAQMEMSNHFAQEAALDGLRFYHVIVARQSKSHPIKPEADAAADIDALGDFVMQLYENRLQETVQTFQTFRYMG
- a CDS encoding MATE family efflux transporter, which produces MSTASTQLQVSTSYRQIFKLALPIMAAVAVPQINFVTNNIFLGGTGEQSLAVAGITGVYYLIFAVIGLGLNNGLQALIARRAGENRVSEIGVLFQQGLRIAMVLAAVGIALTYLLAPVVLRWSLHNESNVTMAVNFLYIRIWGLPFLFIYQMRNALLVGTNQSRFLVIGTLAETVTNIVLDYGLIYGKLGMPEMGFNGAALASVIAEATGLIVIFLVMRKQGISRALQLFRNSGYHKENTRLILSQSSPLILQYVLSIVAWEFFYILIEHHGEQELAISNAMRNIFGLFGCATWAFSAATNAMVSNVIGQGLTDKVMELIWKIVRLSAGFALLVCLVLNLAPGFFLQVYQQGPDFIAAATPVARVVSIGLVLQSIANIWLNAVVGTGNSRFNLFSESLAIVVYVIYVYLVLEYFHLSITWGWLSECLYWCTIFTPSFWYMMSGRWKHKKI
- a CDS encoding 5-formyltetrahydrofolate cyclo-ligase, which gives rise to MRKELLLYFMTKKELRKLYKEKREGISSRDKLKLDDLLLIRFQQLAFENVHNLLTYWPLAGKAEPNTHLFSGYLRHMIPGLRISYPVCNLNDFSMKAVIIDEDTTYTTNDYGITEPKDGRPVAPSELDLILVPMLVCDQQGFRVGYGKGFYDRFLASCREDVLTIGFSYFPPIEKIIDTQAFDVPLNYCITPEDVYEF
- a CDS encoding AraC family transcriptional regulator, with the translated sequence MAAKQAPIQSFRQDKQIQTMNEKDTLEVIHPGYPYRSETLALILVLGGEIHLKANLIEFVATRNNLVFVNPNKIYEFTSISKDFKMLGISFTSDFLGESGIHLGTPEVLEFFSAGFYPCFPLNDTETHSIHSMLSFLSGKLLLQQEQLYLQDVIRHSFLTLLFEAASIYRRFSSNQQVKLTRKEEITLNFLKLVGAHFRTERSVQFYADALFISARHLSQVVKEVSGKTAGEMIEDAVIQEAKVLLLHPGYNISRITQELNFSSASFFSKFFKTRTGLSPSECRTR
- the lpxK gene encoding tetraacyldisaccharide 4'-kinase produces the protein MKSFRVLLLPFALLYGLVVTIRNYLYNKGVLRSAQFNLPLICVGNLAVGGTGKSPMVEYLLNLLQHNYKIATLSRGYKRKTKGYALANDLSTALDIGDEPMQFHLKFPNVAVAVGEERIVAIPQLLHDRPGIQAIILDDAFQHRAVTAGLNIVLTDYSNLFTRDYFLPTGDLRDQRLSYKRADIIIVTKCPPNLDTATRDNIRKEIAPLPKQQLYFTAIEYGTPYHIIHRSERPLQLIDEVLLVCGIANPAPLQHYLGDNTAAYYQQDYSDHHIFRIDDLKDIRKRYDQIQAPQKMIVTTEKDAVRLLKFRQELDNLPLYVLPVRHGFLFNEGGQFNRQILDFVDNFQLQPASE
- a CDS encoding RsmD family RNA methyltransferase — its product is MRIISGKWGGRRINPPAHMPYTRPTTDIAKEGLFNILQHRIDFDGATTLDLFGGTGSISYELASRGAAKLTIVEKDPQMFAFIKKNVDMLGIENCQVLKIEVFNFLNTCSGQFDFIFAGPPYALGTIDDLPRIIVEKQLIAPGGFFVLEHTPRNNYEQFQGFSFVRNYGTTLFSFFEPQE
- the rnr gene encoding ribonuclease R, encoding MSRKKHHKHKTGKGKATQHHQQHLLSKGTLEITRSGIGYVVIADGSGDVLVRPGDFNNALHGDTVRVKVIRENLRSGRKEGRITEVVSRKQTEFIGTLQMAANFAFVVVDGERPMPDIYVPLDRINGAKNKDKVVVRMIKWDKDDKKPVGEVVTTMDATNENDLAMKEILASNGFSLSFPDEVMEEAERLPDSISQSDIDKRKDFRDVLTFTIDPVDAKDFDDALSLRLLPNGWYEIGVHIADVSHYVEPGSALDDEAYRRATSVYMPDRVNPMLPERISNELCSLRPHEDKMSFSAVFQMNKNAEVKEFWIGKTVIHSNHRFTYEDVQEIIESGEGKYLDEIFLLNNLAQTMRRERFAKGAINFSSQEVRFKLDENAKPIGIVVKESKEAHQLIEEFMLLANRTVAAYVSRIKVGGNDLPFPYRVHDQPDEQKLTPFIAFARKYGHTFDISTPEKIAESFNRMLEAAKGKPEQHVLEQLGIRTMAKAVYTSQNIGHYGLGFEDYCHFTSPIRRYPDVMVHRIVETCLAGKPEVDKKMEEKCKHSSERERAAMECERSGNKYKQVEYMKSYLGEEFEAVISGVSGFGFWAETVAHKCEGLVHITSLSDYDDFRHNEADYSLDGLRSGRRFRMGDKVRIRVVAANLEKRQLDYEWVLHATEEATVTPQATVASPPAKYIASRPSPAQPKTEEARPAAQQTAEPGDPENIPQTENAAPAPEHTAEAKDAAIAPEANAAASEINAAAPEAKAAAPAANAAASKAKATAPAANAAVSKANAAASKANAVPAPKKAAPAKTAPQNKAKAITPSGEAKTASSAPGMSKKATPAKASSAAAGKPSASGKAITAKPVKETAINKPVKAAPEKASAKERPAKTNPKKASAKEQPAKTQQPTAVKSVAPKKAVAKTKQAAPVKKVTGTNTTSRKAAVTGKSSVAVKASGGNVKATGKATKTGNTKTTGKAAKTTKTAKPVAPVKTTTVKKPAVSGNATKVGKPVAPVKKVAVNKPTVPAKTAAANNTAANKTAANKTAPGKTTTGKATKKAAVPNKPAAPGKTGNNSKAKSAKPKQVTGGTAKTVASKTPAKKKAAAPVKKRKK
- a CDS encoding DUF3822 family protein encodes the protein MVQKTFGIYTTTDTTAEEERLYVELGQRHIALWTAEETTRQILAFELFEHEMSPLDSLAEVLKQVKLFSRLLDNRYAKTQVIWENQECLLVPNSFHDREIAPNYLDLMFGNSVNTLVQEQQRPAEQMTAVFRIPRNWKDAAQQYFPGAAFEHKYLQLYYRFSNDPKGIYTLFYRSHFILILVKGFKVQLLQTFDYQTPEDALYHILNTCNQYKMDYDTTPVHVEGLIDLNSPMYEELKKYLRDVSTAEPSGEWQIGSEFAQHPPHYFLPFFKMMS